In Bacillota bacterium, the following are encoded in one genomic region:
- a CDS encoding accessory gene regulator B family protein codes for MNFNFVENASRSLATAIADSNGQLSSPDRVAELEYGIYMIISTVLKTALILAAAYFLGIFKFVLLSYVSFGALRTFAGGAHARTSWGCFVYALLIYFPIVYVAIHYPFPAILNYLLFFAALAITFIHAPADVKENPISCPERRRKLKTFALLTLLAFLVMAAFLQPICSSIMALSVFMESLTLTPVFYALTKSKRGGEFDEDDR; via the coding sequence ATGAACTTCAACTTTGTAGAAAACGCCAGCAGATCATTGGCCACCGCTATTGCCGACAGCAATGGACAGCTTTCTTCGCCGGACAGGGTGGCTGAACTGGAATATGGTATCTACATGATAATCTCCACGGTTCTCAAAACAGCTCTCATCCTGGCCGCCGCTTATTTTCTGGGCATTTTTAAATTTGTACTCCTATCCTATGTCAGCTTCGGGGCCTTGAGAACATTTGCAGGGGGCGCTCATGCTCGCACTTCCTGGGGGTGTTTCGTATATGCACTCCTGATCTATTTTCCCATCGTCTATGTGGCCATCCACTATCCTTTCCCGGCCATCCTCAACTATCTTCTTTTTTTCGCTGCCCTGGCCATCACTTTCATCCACGCTCCTGCCGATGTAAAGGAAAATCCGATCTCCTGCCCTGAACGCCGCCGCAAATTGAAAACTTTCGCACTTCTCACCCTGCTTGCCTTTCTGGTCATGGCCGCCTTCTTGCAGCCGATCTGCTCCTCGATAATGGCGCTTTCGGTCTTCATGGAATCCTTGACTCTTACTCCTGTATTTTATGCGCTGACGAAATCGAAACGGGGAGGTGAATTTGATGAAGATGATCGATAA
- a CDS encoding cyclic lactone autoinducer peptide, protein MKMIDKIGLKAALMLLAGTVALFVAEKSVGASFFWFMHQPSVPKSLLKK, encoded by the coding sequence ATGAAGATGATCGATAAGATCGGCCTGAAGGCGGCATTGATGTTGCTTGCCGGAACGGTAGCCCTCTTTGTGGCTGAAAAATCAGTGGGCGCCAGCTTTTTCTGGTTCATGCACCAGCCGTCCGTACCCAAATCATTGTTGAAAAAATAA
- a CDS encoding GHKL domain-containing protein, producing the protein MKNAAIFVVAGSLYLGSAISFIGPNNNDMTLYLILFCTAMLYLVLRLKIGQSFVVTGIFFILMGLGDFVSFLVFTRLLHYDIAYVQSSIILTLGCHLAGYAFVFLFLFVLKRKYFQYGFKTLRQLPLDLNTVLYIVAALTIIFANFIFIVNVGGMASRANVIYVTLLFSFLILTLIFVLVSNRLKQEQRRSQQLELYIKTIDELSEELRRFKHNYLNILHGLSGYAELEEWGQLREYIDDLVAGSRRFRTHGTGMLQGIADPGLYGLLSAKIGVAESTGIEVNLNIDGEIGETIIKSHELYEVLGIFMDNAIEAVEDLEQKQIDIELERDDGHVKINIVNSIDDIPIPVAGLYRKGYSTKGDGRGSGLWWAQKILGRYKGVFHNTMFEDGYFTQGIVVPLKDKERG; encoded by the coding sequence GTGAAAAATGCGGCAATTTTTGTCGTTGCCGGGTCGCTGTACCTGGGGTCTGCAATTTCGTTCATCGGCCCCAACAACAATGACATGACACTGTATCTTATCCTGTTCTGTACGGCCATGCTGTATCTGGTCCTGAGATTGAAAATTGGCCAGAGTTTTGTTGTCACGGGCATTTTTTTCATTTTGATGGGCCTGGGGGATTTTGTTTCTTTTCTCGTTTTTACCCGGTTGCTTCATTATGATATTGCTTATGTGCAATCCAGCATCATCCTTACGCTGGGTTGTCACCTGGCCGGGTATGCTTTTGTATTTCTATTTTTGTTTGTATTGAAAAGGAAATATTTTCAGTATGGTTTCAAGACTCTTCGCCAGCTCCCCCTGGATCTGAATACAGTTCTTTATATCGTTGCGGCCTTGACCATTATATTTGCAAATTTCATCTTCATCGTCAATGTCGGCGGCATGGCTTCAAGGGCCAACGTAATCTATGTTACCCTTCTGTTTTCATTCCTGATATTGACGCTGATCTTTGTGCTGGTCAGCAATCGACTGAAACAGGAACAAAGAAGGAGCCAGCAACTGGAGCTGTATATAAAAACCATTGACGAACTCTCCGAGGAATTGCGAAGGTTCAAGCATAATTATCTGAACATCCTGCACGGCCTCTCCGGATATGCAGAGCTGGAGGAGTGGGGGCAGCTGAGGGAATATATCGACGATCTGGTTGCAGGAAGCAGGAGGTTCAGGACACATGGTACCGGCATGTTACAGGGAATTGCAGACCCCGGTCTGTACGGGCTGCTTTCTGCCAAGATAGGCGTGGCGGAATCTACCGGTATCGAGGTGAATTTGAATATTGACGGCGAGATCGGGGAGACGATAATAAAGAGCCATGAGCTATACGAAGTACTGGGAATCTTCATGGATAATGCCATCGAAGCAGTGGAGGATCTGGAACAAAAGCAAATCGACATCGAATTGGAACGGGATGATGGGCATGTAAAAATCAACATTGTCAACAGCATTGATGATATCCCCATCCCTGTCGCCGGGCTCTACAGGAAGGGGTACTCCACCAAGGGGGACGGGCGGGGAAGCGGTCTCTGGTGGGCACAAAAAATACTTGGCCGTTACAAAGGGGTATTCCACAATACCATGTTTGAAGATGGTTATTTCACGCAGGGGATTGTTGTTCCTTTGAAAGATAAAGAACGTGGATAA
- a CDS encoding response regulator transcription factor gives MLHFVICDDNRKHNHFLEKWMERIFVKNGVGAEISAVIDNVDDLLLYAGQHFDRVNAYILDIDFEGNRCGLELARRIREVDRQSYIVFLTAHQEYLASSLQMKIFDYLVKPVSFRRMKRCILSLHEDYRELKSFAVKVPIKSGSSIHMVKVKDIIYLEKCGQQVEVHLVNGMIRSYESLKSMVKALEGYGFISCHRSYLVNAEHVRKICLKERSILMSNGEKCYISRRCRKEVLKHFPDII, from the coding sequence ATGTTGCATTTTGTTATCTGCGATGACAACAGAAAACACAACCATTTTCTGGAGAAATGGATGGAGAGGATTTTCGTCAAGAACGGGGTCGGGGCTGAAATTTCCGCGGTAATTGACAATGTTGATGATCTCCTTCTCTATGCGGGGCAACATTTTGACCGTGTCAATGCCTATATCCTTGACATAGATTTTGAAGGAAACAGATGCGGCCTGGAACTGGCCCGGAGAATCAGGGAGGTTGATCGTCAGTCCTACATTGTTTTCCTGACGGCGCATCAGGAATATCTGGCGTCAAGCTTGCAGATGAAAATATTTGATTATCTGGTCAAGCCTGTTTCTTTCAGAAGAATGAAGCGCTGCATCCTTTCTCTACACGAGGATTACCGTGAACTGAAATCATTTGCGGTCAAGGTTCCAATAAAGTCGGGCAGCAGTATTCATATGGTCAAGGTCAAAGATATAATCTATCTGGAAAAATGCGGACAGCAGGTAGAAGTTCATCTTGTCAACGGGATGATAAGGAGCTATGAATCATTGAAGTCCATGGTCAAAGCGTTGGAAGGCTACGGCTTTATCTCCTGCCATCGGTCATACCTGGTCAACGCTGAACATGTTCGGAAGATCTGCTTGAAGGAACGAAGCATACTGATGAGCAACGGAGAAAAATGCTATATTTCCAGAAGATGCCGGAAGGAGGTACTGAAGCATTTCCCGGATATTATTTAA